TAGATTGGGAGCGACTATAAAATCTATTTCACTCTCTTTGAACTTTAACTTAAGGTAATTAGACTGTTCATCATAATCAGAGACATATTTTTCCACTTTATCGTTAAGTCTTGGTGTCAAAAGGGTAATAAACTGGGCGTTGTTAAAAAAGATATCAATATCTCTGCTTAACCTATGTTTGTAATGAAGCATTAAAGCCGTTCCGCCGCCCAATGTCCACTCAGAAATGTTTGCAGATTGAAGAAAAAACTCTGCAAGTTTTAATATTTCCTTCCAGTCTTTTGGTTCTTCAATCAACATTAAATATTTCCTCAAGATTCCTATTAGTATATAGGGGTTGGATGTATTTAAAATAATAAGACTTAAGTATTTCCATAGAAATTCCATTCTGGTGACAGAATTTACAGACTACCGAAGGAGATACTTCGGTAAAAAAACTGTAGATGTGCTGGTCATATTTAGTCGGGAATTCACACTTTTTCAGTAGTTCAACCAGAGTTGATTCTCTAAGAGAATATTTCATCGGTGCATTTATGGTTGTAAAAACACTCACCATTTTTTTCCATCCTTGAATGGTTATCTGGCTTCAACCCTATTTTTAATTGCCTTCAGTGTGTCATCCGCCATCTTATAAACAATTTTAGCCACGATGAATTTACCAATGATAGGTCCGATTAGAGGTATTTTTTTATACTCAAAATTATGGATTAAGGTAATTTTAGTGGTGTTACCTACTTCTTCAAATAACCATTCTATCTTCATTCCGGGAATAGGACCTGCAAGTTGTTCAGCGGTGATAGATTTATTTTTCTCTAATTTAACTAAAGACCGCCAGGTGATTTCTTTACCGCCAGCCATACCCGAGCGCTCTATTATTATATTATCGGCATTTTTCTCAATAATCTTTACCTTTTTGTAGGTGGGGATAAATTCTGGGTAGCGTTCAAAATCCGTAGCTATTTCAAAAACTTTATCAATATCTTTATTGATGATGATGGTATTTTTTGTCTGAATCACAAAAATCTCACTCCTATTGAACTGCAATAACGATGTGTCGTTTATCCTGAATAGATATAGATACTTTTTCTCCTGAAAATAGTATTTGGAGTGCGAAAGCTTGCTTTCGCTTTGGCTTGCTTTACTTTGCCAAAGCCACTTTTGGCTTACCTCCAAAGCGGTGGCAAGCCACCGCACTCCAAAAATTTTCATCTTCGTTTGTGAGCCGCAGGGGCATGACGGTTTCTCCTGAAAATAGGAAGTAGAGAGTAAAGAAAACATCACTCCTCACGCCTATCTCCTTACCTTCCACCTTCTATCTCCTATCTACTATTTTCATCTTCATTTGTGAACTAACGGTTCCCTTTTCTTCTTTCAAGGTATTTTAAATCTTCCATATCTTTAGGTCTATTGACTGCTTTTTTATTCTTTATCAGCTCATCTAATCCAATATAATAAATAGGGATCATGTTTTTGTTGAATTTTATCGTTTCAACTTTTCTATTTCCCCAGGCTTTAGAAAATTCAATATTAGTAATTTTATTTAACAAATCAATTCTGTTAGGAGGCACTCCAAATTGAACTATCAAACCTGGTTTTGCTAATTCTTCTATGTTTTCAATTTCTGGAATGTTCCCATCCCAAAATTCATCCAGCATCTTAAATAAATTTCCAATATTTTCTGCTGAATTTTCATAAAATATATCCATATCTCCTGTTAATCGAGGATAACCATAATAAATTACAGCCTCACCACCAATAATTAAATACTTCACACAATACTTATGAAGAAGCATTAAAAATTCTTGCATATCATTGGAAAAATAAGATACTTTCATATATTTTTCTCTCTGATTTTCTTGTTAAGTTTATAAGCCTCCTTTACATCAAGACTTTTTGTTCCATAAACTCTTTTCCTTAGTTCTAATGCAATTTCTTGCCGTTGCTTTGGGGTCAATTGGGTCTGCTGCAAAATATTCCATTCCTCAGCCGCTTTAAAATTATTGGTTTTATAAACAATTCTTTCCATAAAATACCTCTGTTTACAGTTTCTGCAATTTTTATAATTTCTAATATGTTGAAGATAAATCCTTATTCAATAATCGCCACGGCTCTTGTCCAACCAGCTCCTGCCTTTTCTATATTTACTGGAAAACAAATAACTTTAAACCCATACGGTTTTGGTATTTTATCCAGATTAGCCATTTTTTCAATGTGGCAGTATTCCTTTTTTCTGCCGACAAAATGGGCGGGCCAGAGATATTTAGCATCCTTTGTTTTAATATAATCATCAAACATCGCCTGCCAACCGCGGTCAAAACCAAAGGCATCAATCCCCATTATCTTTACTCCTTGATCAATTAGCCATAAAGTTGCTTCTTCAGACATTCCAGGATGATTTAGATATTCTTTACTATCTTGAAATTTATCCCAGCCGGTCATAATCAGGACGATGTCATCAGGTTTAATCTGGTAATTAATCTTTTGCAAGGCAAATTTTATATCCTCGACGGTGATAAACTCACCCGCCTTTTTATGTCTTAAATCAAGCACGACGCCATCTGAGTAGCACCATTGGAGTGGAACTTCACCAATAGTTTTAGCCGGTTTGTTTTCAACAGTAGGACCGAAATGCCAGGGGGCATCAAGATGAGTTCCGGCATGGGTATCGGTTTTAATTTCTTCTAAGGCTATCCCCATCTGGTCAGGAAAATCTTTTGAGGTAATTCTATAGCTGCCCATTAAATAGAGGATAAAGTTTTTTAGATGTCCTATGAATGAGTTACCTTTACACAGCAAAGCCCCTAATCCAAGTAAAAATGCCCCTGTCTTATGACTCATATACTTAATTTTAGGTGGGTCAGGCTCTGGACCATAACCTTTTAACGCCAAACTTAAATCTATTATCTGCATTTTATCTTTCTCTTTTTAAACCCTTCCTTCTTTTATCTTTTCCCACATTTTAAGTTTTTCTTGAGGAAGTGTAGTTTGAATAAATTCATTTGCCTTTTCTAACCAATTCAATTTACTCTCTGCGGACATATCTTTAAATCTTTTTATATTTTCTCTACTTACTCTAAAACTATATCTTTTCTTCTTCATTTTTCACCAGTTCTCTGTTTAATTCCTTGTAACCGTTCAGGGATATAGCCACAGAGTCACAGAGAACACAGAGGGAATATATAACCACGAATGAACACGAATAATAAAAAGATTTGTAGTGCGAGGCTTTAGCCTCGCTTCTGGCAAGCAGGAAAGCGAACCTAAAGGTTCGCACTACATTTATCGAATGTCAGAGGTTAATTCGTGTACTTATGTGGCTAATTTCTCTAATTCTCTGTGAACTCTGTGCCTCTGTGGCTGAACGGTTACAATTCCTTGAATACATCTTCGTAGTACATACTTATTTATTCTCTATTTAAAGTTTCAAGAGGTTGACTGAAAATCAAAGTTGGCAACTTGTGGCGATATGAACAGAGGTGCATTTTTTCTCGTATGTTACCTCCTCATTAGTCGCTGGATGTTTTTTTACCTGGTCATCTTTCGTATGCAAAATACCCATATCTATTTGCCAGTTATCTTTTTTATATCCTGCTCCCAGAGAATAGTAGTTTCTATCAATATCTATCAAATTGGTCATACTGACTGCTTTATCTGGCATTGGAGATGGGTCTGTAAAGAAACCTGCCCGTAGTTTCCACAATTCGTTAAGTGTATATTCTGCCCCAAGTCGAATCTTATCAACATCCTTCCAGTCTAAATCTTCATTTGTATTAACAAATGGTTCTATTTGCTGAGTGGTATAGGTAATTTCATCTCTTTGTTTACTCCAATCTGTGCGATTCCAATCACCCGTCAGGGTAAGTTTAGGATTTGGTTGGTAGGCTATGCCAAACCCGTAAGTAGATGGATGTCTGAATACCTGCTCATAGTCAGTGCTGTGATTTAAGAAAGGTATAGCCGTATGTGTTCTCTTAGCAGAACCGTCAAAGGTTATCTTACTGCCTGTCCGATAGATAAAGCCTAAGTTTAAATTAGGCTGATACTTGTAAAATAGACTAAATACCCCTTCAAAATCTGAGCCATCACCATCATAATCAATTTTATAGGTGTAACCCGGTGTAACTTTCTGTGCAGATTTTTCAAGTTTTCCCCAAACCAAATTCAATCCTAATCCTGCCGATAAGTTAGGCATTATCTCCTTTTTGGCGGCAGAAATATTAAAGACTATCTCATAAGCCTCAATTTCATATTTACCGCTGATTGTTCCAACTGTATCTTCCCAGGTAGAGGCATATCCCAGAGGAGTATAAATCGCCCCACCAACGACAAAACCTCTAAATTGTGTATATCCTGCTATAGTCGGCAGATAGACGGTAGATTTAACATCTTGTTTATTAAATCTGTCAATCTCGTTTCCTGGATTAACAAATACATCTTTCTGATCTTTATTCGGTTGTAATGGATTAGCAATTGAATTACTGTCACTTGCCTCTGCCGGGACATAATCCAGGCTAAACCCAAAACCTTTGCCTTCAAGTTGAGTTAATCCGGCAGGATTCCAGATAACCGCAGACCAATCATCAGCCAGACCAATAAATGCCCCACCCATAGTTAATGGTCTGACACATACCCCCGGTCCTTCAAAAGCCGCTGTCCAACCTTCTTTGACATAGCTCAGACAAAAGATGCTCATTACTACTAAAATACTTAACCATTTTTTTAACATGATAATTTACCTCCTTATTTTATTAACCCCTTTATAAGATCAGCAACAACGGGGTTCATAATTGTTAGAGCAAGAAACATAAGAATGATCATAAAATTCATCTTCATATCCAGTCTTTTAATATTTCCCTCTAACACTACTCTCTCCATTTCTATTTTGCCAAGTAATTCTGCTTTATCCATTTCTATTTTGCCAAGTAATTCTGCTTTATCCATTTCTATTTTGCCAACTAATTCTGCTTTATCCTTTTCCATTTTGCCAAGTAATTCTACTTTGTCCTTTTCCATTTTGCCAAGTAATTCTACTTTGTCCTTTTCCATTTTGCCAAGTAATTCTGCTTTAACAGCATTTATTCTTTCCTCTAATACATCCATTTTGCCAAGTAATTCTGTTCTAACAGCATTTATTCTTTCCTCAAATACATCCTTTGTTGTTCTCCACTTATCTTCTATTTCCTTTGATATGCCACCCTCTAATACCCTTATTATCCTCTTTGCATCCTCTTTCCCAAACCCCTTTTCAAATGTCTCATAAGCCTCTAATGGTAATGCTACAGCCATTTAAATACCTCCTCATTTTTGGTAATTGGTAACTGGTGAATGGTAATTAGTAGAGCGTTCTCTAAGTAGATATAACAATATTATAGTAAGTATTAACCAAAAGTTCACATTAGTATTGTTGATAGTTGATGGTTGATAGTTGATGGTTGATAGTTGATGGTTGATGGTTGATAGTCTATGAAACTATAAACTATCAACTATAAACTATCAACCATCAACCCTGTTGCTATATCTGTTCTATGAGAATTTTTCGTTAATAACTATTATATGTATTTAGAGAACGCTACATTAGTTACCAATCACCAATTACCAATTAACCGATTATTTACTTTTAATTTCGTGAAGCCCTATTCAAATGTCAGCACCTTCTCTCTTGTCTTCAAATTATACCATCAATCACCTCCTTAGGCAACAATTATTTTTATAATTCGTGTCCATTCATAGGTAATCGGACAAGTCTGACTTAGCTGATTGAATAAATAATAGTTACATTTCTCCTCTCAAATACCTTGCCGCTTCTTCTGGCGGAGTTGGGTTAATAAAGAACCCCGACCCCCACTCAAAGCCGGCAATATCCGTTAATCTTGGTATTAATTCAATATGCCAGTGGAAATGTTTAAGTTGGGAAGAATCCATTTTGCAAGGTGCGGTATGAAGCATGTAAT
Above is a genomic segment from bacterium containing:
- a CDS encoding DUF6036 family nucleotidyltransferase, with protein sequence MQEFLMLLHKYCVKYLIIGGEAVIYYGYPRLTGDMDIFYENSAENIGNLFKMLDEFWDGNIPEIENIEELAKPGLIVQFGVPPNRIDLLNKITNIEFSKAWGNRKVETIKFNKNMIPIYYIGLDELIKNKKAVNRPKDMEDLKYLERRKGNR
- a CDS encoding cyclase family protein gives rise to the protein MQIIDLSLALKGYGPEPDPPKIKYMSHKTGAFLLGLGALLCKGNSFIGHLKNFILYLMGSYRITSKDFPDQMGIALEEIKTDTHAGTHLDAPWHFGPTVENKPAKTIGEVPLQWCYSDGVVLDLRHKKAGEFITVEDIKFALQKINYQIKPDDIVLIMTGWDKFQDSKEYLNHPGMSEEATLWLIDQGVKIMGIDAFGFDRGWQAMFDDYIKTKDAKYLWPAHFVGRKKEYCHIEKMANLDKIPKPYGFKVICFPVNIEKAGAGWTRAVAIIE
- a CDS encoding SRPBCC family protein: MIQTKNTIIINKDIDKVFEIATDFERYPEFIPTYKKVKIIEKNADNIIIERSGMAGGKEITWRSLVKLEKNKSITAEQLAGPIPGMKIEWLFEEVGNTTKITLIHNFEYKKIPLIGPIIGKFIVAKIVYKMADDTLKAIKNRVEAR
- a CDS encoding outer membrane protein transport protein produces the protein MLKKWLSILVVMSIFCLSYVKEGWTAAFEGPGVCVRPLTMGGAFIGLADDWSAVIWNPAGLTQLEGKGFGFSLDYVPAEASDSNSIANPLQPNKDQKDVFVNPGNEIDRFNKQDVKSTVYLPTIAGYTQFRGFVVGGAIYTPLGYASTWEDTVGTISGKYEIEAYEIVFNISAAKKEIMPNLSAGLGLNLVWGKLEKSAQKVTPGYTYKIDYDGDGSDFEGVFSLFYKYQPNLNLGFIYRTGSKITFDGSAKRTHTAIPFLNHSTDYEQVFRHPSTYGFGIAYQPNPKLTLTGDWNRTDWSKQRDEITYTTQQIEPFVNTNEDLDWKDVDKIRLGAEYTLNELWKLRAGFFTDPSPMPDKAVSMTNLIDIDRNYYSLGAGYKKDNWQIDMGILHTKDDQVKKHPATNEEVTYEKKCTSVHIATSCQL